The Drosophila nasuta strain 15112-1781.00 chromosome 2R, ASM2355853v1, whole genome shotgun sequence genome segment aatttgtttgtcaATTTTGGCTTacttatttatgcatttctgCATAAGTAGTGGCATAACATTAATAAGCGAATGCGCACATGTGTATACACACGtttaaacatacatacatacgtgcATACTTGGAGCCGTTTTCATTCAACGTTCTGTTTGCATTTCACATTCGCATTTGGATTTCTTTCTGTTGCCTTTGCGTGCGCGCGtttatgcatgtgtgtgtgtgtgtgagcttgtACTCATTCGtgtgcttgtatgtgtgtaatttTACGTTGGCAagctggttttttttttatcgtttCATCGATATGAATGCCTCCCGCTTACACTTTTACTTTTCACATTCATTACGCTGCCTCTTTTTTcgctttgcatattttttaacACTGGAGTTGGGGAATTGCAATGAtggaaaacaattaaaatattgttgttgttatcgcacTCGCGTTACAGttcaatttttgtaattgttatttaatgagctgctcatttcatttcgatttaaacaatgcaaatacgaagagagagaaagagagcgagtggGGAACATAGAGAAGGGGAGAGAGCGGGCGGCTGCTGAGAAAACATTTTTCCCATTTGGTGTACAGCGAAATTTTTCGTGAGCTCGTTTGCTCccctttcttcttcttcaccgCGCCTGGTCACACAGTGGGGCAGGCAGCCTTCGTTTCTCGCTTTTCGATTAACGTCCTGAATTGACTTGAACtgaactttgtttttttgcgttAATAAAACGGCACacaattaaatgttttcacTTGGCTCTTTTTGCGAACGAATACTTGAAACATTTTGCGAacctttttgctgctgtttcctCTTCTTCTGCTCGATTGCTGCTGGGGCTGCTGAATTTTCAGGTGGCCTTTTTGCACTTCCACGTTATCGCTAGAGAATTTACATAAATGCATAGAGTTTACACTAGTTAACGAGTTTTACTTTGTAACGttttacataataatatacaacgcgctttttatttattttgtttaactaAATACTAGAGTTTAGAAAAAAACGAACTGCAACGTTTTTGATTTTGTACAGCAGTTGGATGATTTGAATGCGAAAACCGAAAAGTGGGTCACATCTCGGTCGCGCTGCTCGGCTGCTGGTTTGTACTCTGATTTCTATCCAACTGCCCAGCAGAATAGTGGCCCAGTGTGGAAAATGAATCGATTTTTCTGTCAAATGACACTGAAAAATGGGCAATTTTCTCATGCTCCCATCTCTCTTTGAGTGTGGTTCTCTTTTGGGGGGttgcaaatgtaaatgcaCTGTTACTGTTAGCAGTCTGTTAATGTTAGCAGGCTGTTATGGTTAACAGACTGTTTCGCGAGAAAGAAATGCAAGTTTTggaatataaatacattttatttgtcgtttttgttttactaTTTCTACAATatgcgttttgtttttctcatataacatttattaaaaataaaataattttcttcaTTCGCTCGCTCGCTCCTTTGTGGCCAGCGGCGATCTCTGCTTCTGTCTTTCGcttgttgttttcaaattgaacATATCATTAAGTAAGTGgtattgtttatatatgtatagttaTCAATTTCAAACTCTAACAATTAAAAACagttaaaaattcaattgtttctcttctttttttgtttttgttttcctcaTAGTACATTTCCTGTGTTCCGTTTTCATTTTAATCGCTTTTAActaacattaaatttattttgtgttcgCGTTTTTCTcctaaacaaaaaacaaaactcgcATGTTGTGTGATCCAACAGAGAACGTAtgaattatttacaataaattgtaaattaaatgaaataaaaacagaaaaacaaacaagtgaCGCGCACAATTGACTAAAATACGAAAGAATAAAGTGTTCAAGTTCAATTTTAGTTgtagttttcgtttttgcatTGGAATTTAGTTGtgattacaattatttaaatacattaggcctatttatcaatttgtttttctttgtagTACAACaggtttgttttcttttatttttgtttctttgcagATTGTGGATATTGTGTTCTTTGcttgtatttgttgtattgtgttgtgtgtgttgttagATTGTTAGTTAAacgtaaaattaaaatgccactaagttttgcattaattaaaacatttaattttctacTCGCATTTACTCTTAACTGTCAGCATTATTTGATTCGTTTGCCTTATTAAAAAAAGTGCACTTATGAATACTGCATTCGGCCTGGAAATAGAAAAGAGAAAAGGTggttaaatattataaaaaaaagaagtctAATGATTTTATATCAGCAGCATAACAATAATTGACCCACGTAAAATATTTCACTGaacaaatagaataaataaatgcctAATCACATGGGTAATAActgcatttgaaatttgatttaaaatgcaGTTCACTACACACACCCACATAGTCATTGTCAACTGataatattgataaataaacGAAATCGGAACGACAATGGGATGACATCATTCCGAGTCCGGTCGGGGCGTAAGTTATTAGATAAGAAACCAGATACGTGACGATTAAAGAAACCGgctgcttttttgttgttttgttggtaTTCTTTTGGAATTCCGTTGACGGTTATTGCTGCCAGAATGAACCACTCATGCGATTCTTGATTCGTCAACATAATTTATGGGGCTCTTAAATGGCGCACTTACTGTCCTTCTTTGAAGTATTCCTTCAGCGTTGTGCTGAACTTCtttgaatatttaacaaaCTCCTTCTTGCGCTGCTCGACAGCCTGTTTCCCAGTGACGCCTGGAATAAACGAACCAATCTCGTTGACCACATCGAGCAGCTTCTTTATGGCGCTAGCGATTTCCCTGTAATCAAGCAGAGCAAGCAATTATAATAGACGATGAACTGAAGAAGAGCAATAAACTCACTTGATTGTCTCGAGGAAGGTCTTGCGATCATTGATCTCATCGGGTATGCGACTGAGTATCACTTTAAGGGCCACCGACTTGCGATTCAGCTCCTGGAACGGTTCCTCGGTGCGTGTTAAGCGATATTCATTAACTGTGcgaaaaatagaaacaaatcagacacaaacacacacacacactcacatctATAAACACAATACTCACGGTCTGCCTCGGTAATGTTGCCCTGCAAACGCAAGACGGCCTCATTTAGGTTGACATTTAGATCGGCGCGTCGCACGATCGACGCAACGAGGTCATAGCAGAAGCCCGGATTGTTCTGCTCCGATTTGAGTATCGCTGAGCGCAGCGACTGTGCTGCTCCAACGTCGCGTCGCTCGAGCTgtaaacacaacaacacaacacacaaccacacacataGTATATAGTTTACGCAACATTGCATTTAACTGGGACGACGGCAGCCAGTCCCCATGGTAAACTTACCTGTGTGAAAATAGGCCTCAGTATAACGGGCAGAACGAGAGACGAAGTTGGCTCACGCTCGCCCATGGTCATTTTCTAAgacgtttcgtttcgtttgcttatttttttgagGGGGAGAGGGGCGCGCGCGTTGTTTCTTTGTTATTTATGTTACTGTCGTCTATAACAACATCTGGCACATGCTGAACTCGCTCGCGTTTGGATGATATTGGGCACGATCTACAcaaattagattaaaaaattaacaataattcaCAACAAAATGGGCACAGTGTTGCCAACACTGCAGTACTTGTAGTGTTGTTGATTGCCTATCGATTGGCCTATCTATCGATAGCACACTTGCTGCCAACTGTCACAAACAGCTGAGCTTCGCAGCCAACTTCGTGTGTCTCGCCATTGCGTGCGTAGCTCACttcacatcacacacacacattgaccGTACAGCTGTTGTTCAGTGCTGTCAAACGTCGCACTCTTAAAGTGAAAAGTCACACACAGTTCGTTCGGTTCGAGTGAGTGgagaaataattattaaatctCTCTAATAATTACAAGTATTAAAGCAGTTATGTTCTTAACATAGCAATCGATACACTAGTGCTCCTATCTGGGAGACCTTTTCGTGcgcgtgtgtgttgtgtgtgattgtgtgctgtgtgtgcgttgtttgttgtgccctccattttgttgttttatgcaatttaCTGGAAAACTTTGCCAACCGAGGCTGCCTGCGTGCCATTTTTTTATTGCCCCCAACGAGTATTGCCCACTTTCCATATCGCACTACACGTGAGAGTGATGACGTCCACCAGCAATCTGGCCGATGTTGTTCGCCACTATCAACGCAGCATTGAACGTCACAACGAGGATGAGACACGCGTAAGTTTTTCCCAATTTTCCTCATTTCCACTTCCACATCTCATTCAATTGCCACCCAATCAGCATTTGTCGCGAGAGCAGCGGCCTCTCTTGACACTGCCATTACTGCCACTTGTGTAATTCCCCTACTCCAGGCGAGTGGCGAAAACAGTTGTTATACCCGGTAGCTAAAGGTTAGGTAGGGTATGAGAAGTCAGTGGAAAGTGAAAGGGTTTGCATATCACGTAATGTACTATACGAAGTTACCTGTCTAGAAGTTTTAGTTATCCGTCTGTTTGTCATACCTCTCCTTTAACACCTATATCTCAGTTAATATAATGGTTATATTCACCAAATACACAACACAGTCCTGTAACGACTTCTTATCAacagcaaatagcaaatatcaatagcaacaaaaaaatagcagCATTATTTCAGTTGCATCTGCCAAACTTAACCTTATAAaactactttaaaaaatagtaaaagaGAGACAGAAGAAATTCTTGGTCATGAAAGGGTTAACTGTTTCGGGTAGCAGGTAGCTGAGAGTCGAGCATTCACTGCTTCTGATGTCTGATGTACGCACAGTTCTATGCTTGCAATACCAGCATGATGTCTATGTGGTAGTTGAAAACCCGTCAAGGAAAAACTCAGTTCACTTCCGGtgaaattactttaaatagGGGATGCATGCGCACAGCTGCTTATGTTGCCTCTCCCGAGTATAACTCAGCCGTATCTTTTGTTCTACATCCAGAATACTAAAGTATCTAAAACAATGCCGAGGTAGAGTAAAAATATTCGGAGTTTATGCTAATCCACATTCATttcattgccattgctgcttAATCCGAGGCTAACACATTACTACCTGCCTCCCCTTAGCTGCTACACTGCATCACGAAGCTGTTTAACCTGCCGATCACATTCGAGCACCTGCAGGAAACTGGCATTGGCAAGACGGTGAATGCGCTGCGGAAGATCAATGGCGAGGTCGGCGTAGCTGCCAAAACTCTAGTCACGAAATGGAAGGCGATGGTCGCTGCCGAGGAGGAGCCGACAACAGTTCAGAgtagccacagcaacagcaatgagGACGACTCGAATCGCTCGACGAATGGTCGACGTTCCAGCGAAGAGGATCAGGATCAGGAGAACAAGGGCAGCAACAGCTCAGGCACTGAGGATACGCGCAGTACACAAAAGCACAAGTCCTCTAAGTCGCACGAGGAGCGACGTCCCAAGTCCAGTGATCACAAGAGCAaatccagcagcagcagcagtcacagccacagtcacaacagcagcagcagcaagagtcACTCGAAGAGCAGATCGGAAGGCGAGAAGAAacacaagagcagcagcagcgatgagAAGTCGAAGCATCGTAGCAGCAAGGAGCAGAAAAGCAGCAGTAGTAGCAGCAAGTCCAAGGACTCGAttagcagccacagcaatgCCAAAAGCGCCAGCGAGAGCAGCAAGCAAAAACATCACAGTAGTAGCAGCAGCCATAAAAGTGATCACACCAAGTCGAAGCACGAGAAGAGCAAGGAGGTGAGTGTCACAAATGGAATACATTCTAAACTATATTTAATTCATACAATTTACTGCACAGGACAAATCACAGCATCACAACAGCGAACAAAAGGTGGCCAAAGACAAATCGGATAAACACAAATCTTCCTCCACGTCAACGTCAGCCAaatcatcttcatcatcatcgaagCGAACACGCAGTCCACAGCGACTGGACGAGGAGTCGCCCAAGTCaaagaaaccaaaaagcaaaccCAAAGCTGATGTTGTGGAGCAGAAGGAGACTGCCGATGGTTTTGATTCCAGCATGGGCGCCAATTTCGATGATGTGCTCGGCATGCTCAATATGCCGCTAAGTGGCAAGAAGAGTGCCCTTAAGCCGAAGATTTCCCCCAACAAACCAACGCCAACAATTGCAACTAACACATCCTCTGCCGCTGCTTCAAATTCAGCCAAGAGATTACCTCCAACTGCAAGTGTTCCCAGCAACATGAGGCTCACCAGCACCAGCACCAAGGTAAAACAAGCTAGAATAACTGGGTTATCTGTGGAGTTTACAATTTATTCCCTTTTAAATTTCAGAAACCAGAGCTTCTGGCGCCCTCGGCTAAACTGGAGCCATTGGATCCCAGCATAGCTCTCGAACTGCCAACCATATCGAACAACTACAAACCTATGCCTCTCAACCAAACGGTCATGGATGTGGTCTTCAATCACGGTGTCAGCAGCAGTGTCCACAGGGCGCCAAGGATCAATGAATCGGAGGCATTGGCAGCTGGAATTTCATCCAAGACAATGCGGTATGAAATTCTTTTGCGACTGCTTTTGTCAACCGTTTCATTTGCTATCTGTAATTCTTTATTGCTGCAGCACCAAGATCTACTCAGGCGTCAGAACCGGACAAATTCTGCAGGTGCCATCACTCTTCGATCTCTGTATTCGAGTACTGCAGAAGAACATTGATGGTATGCCCAACATATAATCATCAACGTGATATGcttatttaactaaatttgtGCCACTTTTTGAACAGCTCTCGAATATACGGGTGGTGTGCCCTTTGAAGTGCTGCGTCCCGTCTTGGAGCGCGCCACACCGCATCAGCTATTGAATTTCGAGGAGTACAATCCATATCTGATGGAGGACAGCGATGTGCTTTGGCAGCAGCATGTGCATCGGCATTATCGCGGTCAACGCCGCGAGGAAATGGAAACATGGCGAGAAATGTTTTTGGTAACCAAGAGATTAGCCAATGCTTTcgtaaacataatttaaatgtgatCCATTTTCACAGCGATGCGAGGATGAAAAGGCACGCAGGCTGAGCACAATCGCCGAGAACATAAAGGCATCACAGAAAATCAGCGAGGCGCCTGTGCGGAAAACTCAATTGGCTTTTGTGGACTCAATGGTGAAGCCACCGCGCAGTGTGCAACGCAAGCAGGAGCAATATGGCACCAATCGCAAGCTAATTGCCACTCCAGCAGCTCGTGTGGCGGCGCTGTCCAATGTGACGCCCAATGCTGCCAAGGTGGGCGATGCCAGACTTCGAGTTCTTGGCTCAGCGCGCGATGCAGCACAAGTTTGTGAGTAGCAAACAGTAGCAACTACATTTTAAAACATTCTTCACtaactatttttattctttctaTCAGCTGCGGCTCCGATGCGAAACAAGAAGGCACCACTCATGGCCAAGGCGCTGCAGCTGATACGCGGACGGCAAAGGCGCTAGGCAAAGTCAATTATAATGATATCGGATTATAGTTATGCATATActcatttgttatttataacaCCCACTTTTGTTCCGATGATCTTATGGGATCGTTGATAACAGACTTCAAGTTCcacaatgcaaaaaaagaaaacacaattCATATGTCaaccaatcaatcaattagTTAATTATTATGTCTAATGGgcaaactatataaatattttttttgtacggcataccaattaatttattcatgTTTTTACCCCATATTTATGCATGTAGCTCATAAGTTCTAAAATCGAATAGTTAAGCCTCTTGTTAAAACATTTATGTATCACAGTTGTCAACCAAGCGACATCTAAATAACTTTTGGCTGGTTGCAAACTAATTGTACAATATCCAC includes the following:
- the LOC132785572 gene encoding programmed cell death protein 10; the encoded protein is MTMGEREPTSSLVLPVILRPIFTQLERRDVGAAQSLRSAILKSEQNNPGFCYDLVASIVRRADLNVNLNEAVLRLQGNITEADLNEYRLTRTEEPFQELNRKSVALKVILSRIPDEINDRKTFLETIKEIASAIKKLLDVVNEIGSFIPGVTGKQAVEQRKKEFVKYSKKFSTTLKEYFKEGQPNAVFISALFLIRQTNQIMLTVKSKCE
- the LOC132785565 gene encoding transcription elongation factor B polypeptide 3 produces the protein MTSTSNLADVVRHYQRSIERHNEDETRLLHCITKLFNLPITFEHLQETGIGKTVNALRKINGEVGVAAKTLVTKWKAMVAAEEEPTTVQSSHSNSNEDDSNRSTNGRRSSEEDQDQENKGSNSSGTEDTRSTQKHKSSKSHEERRPKSSDHKSKSSSSSSHSHSHNSSSSKSHSKSRSEGEKKHKSSSSDEKSKHRSSKEQKSSSSSSKSKDSISSHSNAKSASESSKQKHHSSSSSHKSDHTKSKHEKSKEDKSQHHNSEQKVAKDKSDKHKSSSTSTSAKSSSSSSKRTRSPQRLDEESPKSKKPKSKPKADVVEQKETADGFDSSMGANFDDVLGMLNMPLSGKKSALKPKISPNKPTPTIATNTSSAAASNSAKRLPPTASVPSNMRLTSTSTKKPELLAPSAKLEPLDPSIALELPTISNNYKPMPLNQTVMDVVFNHGVSSSVHRAPRINESEALAAGISSKTMRTKIYSGVRTGQILQVPSLFDLCIRVLQKNIDALEYTGGVPFEVLRPVLERATPHQLLNFEEYNPYLMEDSDVLWQQHVHRHYRGQRREEMETWREMFLRCEDEKARRLSTIAENIKASQKISEAPVRKTQLAFVDSMVKPPRSVQRKQEQYGTNRKLIATPAARVAALSNVTPNAAKVGDARLRVLGSARDAAQVSAAPMRNKKAPLMAKALQLIRGRQRR